One Streptomyces sp. SAI-135 DNA segment encodes these proteins:
- a CDS encoding GNAT family N-acetyltransferase, with amino-acid sequence MTSNMSDVTPAKLATAFRAVFSTRWTRRHGHAPPTGDTGARPLPDGEQAGPSGTPDPVVAESTLWRMRTTVKDEPGSLAALCTVLAGLRIDILSLQTHPLAEGTVDEFLLRAPGALEGSGIAGAVGRAGGTDTWIERADTHDLVDAPTRVLGLATRTALDAAELPLALRQLLGRCTIRSLPAAPVGGGRAPQGVPVEGALEGTVMRLRAPEGGVITVERPYLPFTPTEFARARALVELDARLGPRVPHSQDVLTLPEGHDITVRRADPGDLAAAVAMHERCSPRTLGMRYHGPVGDADRYLNHLLSPRFGRTLAVQTASGRIVGLGHLLWDGDETEVALLVEDAWQQRGIGGELLERLVAMAAEAGCESVYAVTQSSNTGMVAAMRGLGLPLDYQIEEGTLVITARLAPQAEPERAAAVTRIEAR; translated from the coding sequence ATGACTTCGAACATGTCTGATGTGACCCCTGCGAAACTCGCCACCGCCTTCAGGGCCGTGTTCTCCACCCGGTGGACACGGCGCCACGGTCACGCGCCCCCGACGGGTGATACCGGCGCCCGGCCGCTGCCCGACGGGGAGCAGGCCGGGCCGTCGGGAACCCCGGACCCCGTGGTGGCGGAGAGCACGCTGTGGCGGATGCGGACCACGGTGAAGGACGAACCGGGCTCGCTGGCCGCCCTGTGCACGGTCCTCGCCGGGCTGCGGATCGACATCCTCAGCCTGCAGACCCACCCGCTGGCCGAGGGCACGGTCGACGAGTTCCTGCTGCGCGCCCCGGGCGCGCTGGAGGGCTCCGGGATCGCCGGGGCCGTCGGGCGGGCCGGCGGCACCGACACCTGGATCGAGCGCGCGGACACGCATGATCTCGTGGACGCCCCGACCCGAGTGCTCGGCCTCGCCACCCGCACCGCGCTGGACGCGGCCGAACTCCCCCTCGCACTGCGGCAGTTGCTGGGCCGGTGCACGATCCGGTCCCTGCCCGCCGCTCCGGTGGGAGGCGGCCGCGCGCCGCAGGGCGTCCCGGTGGAAGGAGCGCTGGAGGGCACCGTGATGCGGTTGCGGGCCCCGGAGGGCGGAGTGATCACCGTGGAGCGGCCGTATCTGCCGTTCACGCCGACGGAGTTCGCCCGGGCCCGGGCCCTGGTCGAGCTGGACGCCCGGCTCGGCCCGCGGGTGCCGCACAGCCAGGACGTCCTGACACTGCCCGAGGGCCACGACATCACCGTGCGCCGGGCCGACCCCGGGGACCTGGCGGCGGCGGTGGCGATGCACGAGCGGTGCTCGCCGCGGACCCTGGGCATGCGGTACCACGGGCCCGTAGGGGACGCCGACCGCTATCTGAACCACCTGCTCAGTCCCCGGTTCGGGCGCACGCTCGCCGTGCAGACCGCGTCGGGCCGGATCGTCGGACTCGGGCACCTGCTCTGGGACGGCGACGAGACCGAGGTGGCGCTGCTCGTCGAGGACGCGTGGCAGCAGCGGGGCATCGGGGGCGAGCTGCTGGAGCGGCTGGTCGCCATGGCCGCCGAGGCCGGGTGCGAGAGCGTCTACGCCGTGACGCAGTCGTCCAACACCGGGATGGTCGCCGCGATGCGGGGACTGGGTCTCCCCCTCGACTACCAGATCGAGGAGGGGACCCTGGTCATCACAGCGCGCCTCGCCCCGCAGGCGGAGCCGGAGCGCGCTGCGGCAGTCACACGGATCGAGGCGCGGTAG
- a CDS encoding PLP-dependent transferase: protein MDSARTATASRTPLRALATEAVHAGRDDLARQGLHAPPIDLSTTYPSHDSRGEAARIDAFAATGAEPDGPPVYGRLGNPTVARFETALARLENTEAAVAFASGMAALTAVLLVRASLGLRHVVAVRPLYGCSDHLLTAGLLGTEVTWTDPAGVADALRPDTGLVLVESPANPTLAEIDLRALAHSCGSVPLLADNTFATPVLQRPAEQGARLVLHSATKYLGGHGDVMAGVVACDEEFAGRLRQVRFATGGVLHPLAGYLLLRGLSTLPVRVRAASATAADLARRLAADPRVTRVHYPRIGGAMIAFEVDGDPHEVIDRVRLITPAVSLGSVDTLIQHPASISHRIVDAADRRGAGVSDRLLRLSVGLEDVEDLWADLDTALQPTPVATAPRSV from the coding sequence ATGGACTCAGCGCGCACCGCCACCGCCTCCCGTACGCCGCTCAGAGCACTGGCCACCGAGGCCGTCCACGCCGGCCGCGACGACCTCGCCCGGCAGGGGCTGCACGCCCCGCCCATCGACCTGTCGACGACCTACCCGTCCCATGACAGCCGCGGTGAGGCCGCCCGGATCGACGCCTTCGCCGCCACCGGCGCCGAGCCGGACGGCCCGCCGGTGTACGGACGCCTCGGCAACCCGACCGTCGCCCGCTTCGAGACCGCCCTGGCCCGTCTGGAGAACACCGAGGCCGCGGTCGCCTTCGCCAGCGGCATGGCCGCGCTCACGGCCGTCCTTCTCGTACGGGCCTCCCTGGGCCTGCGCCACGTCGTGGCCGTACGCCCCCTGTACGGCTGCAGCGACCATCTGCTGACCGCCGGACTCCTCGGCACGGAGGTCACCTGGACCGATCCCGCGGGGGTCGCCGACGCCCTGCGCCCCGACACCGGCCTGGTCCTGGTCGAGTCCCCGGCCAACCCCACCCTCGCCGAGATCGACCTGCGGGCCCTGGCCCACTCCTGCGGTTCGGTGCCCCTGCTCGCGGACAACACCTTCGCCACGCCGGTACTGCAACGGCCCGCGGAACAGGGCGCCCGGCTGGTGCTGCACAGCGCCACCAAGTACCTCGGCGGCCACGGGGACGTGATGGCGGGGGTGGTGGCCTGCGACGAGGAGTTCGCCGGGCGGCTGCGGCAGGTCCGCTTCGCCACCGGGGGCGTCCTGCACCCGCTGGCCGGCTACCTCCTGCTGCGCGGTCTGTCGACCCTCCCGGTCCGGGTCCGCGCCGCCTCCGCGACCGCCGCGGACCTCGCCCGTCGCCTCGCCGCCGACCCGCGGGTGACCCGGGTCCACTACCCGCGCATCGGCGGCGCGATGATCGCCTTCGAGGTCGACGGCGACCCGCACGAGGTGATCGACCGGGTCCGGCTGATCACCCCGGCGGTGAGCCTGGGCAGCGTGGACACCCTCATCCAGCACCCCGCGTCGATCAGCCACCGCATCGTGGACGCGGCGGACCGGCGGGGTGCCGGGGTGAGCGACCGGCTGCTGCGCCTGTCGGTGGGCCTGGAGGACGTCGAGGACCTGTGGGCGGATCTGGACACGGCCCTTCAGCCGACCCCGGTCGCTACCGCGCCTCGATCCGTGTGA
- a CDS encoding Lrp/AsnC family transcriptional regulator, with product MAESVVLDPVDLHLLRLLQNDARTTYRDLAAQVGVAPSTCLDRVTRLRRSGVILGHQLRLDPAKLGRGLEALLSVQVRPHRRELVGPFVERIRALPESRTVFHLTGPDDYLVHVAVADMTDLQRLVLDEFTSRREVARVETRLIFQQWECGPLLPPATPSAESG from the coding sequence ATGGCCGAATCTGTCGTACTGGACCCGGTGGACCTGCATCTGCTGCGGCTGTTGCAGAACGACGCCCGGACCACCTACCGCGATCTCGCCGCCCAGGTGGGTGTCGCCCCGTCGACCTGTCTGGACCGGGTGACCCGGCTGCGCCGCTCGGGCGTCATCCTCGGGCATCAGCTGCGGCTGGATCCGGCGAAGCTGGGCCGGGGCCTGGAGGCGCTGCTGTCGGTGCAGGTCAGACCGCACCGGCGGGAACTGGTGGGGCCGTTCGTGGAGCGGATCCGGGCGCTGCCGGAATCGCGGACCGTCTTCCATCTGACCGGGCCCGACGACTATCTCGTGCACGTGGCCGTGGCGGACATGACGGACCTCCAGCGGCTCGTGCTGGACGAGTTCACGTCACGGCGCGAGGTGGCCCGGGTGGAGACCCGGCTGATCTTCCAGCAGTGGGAGTGCGGGCCGCTCCTTCCGCCCGCCACGCCCTCAGCGGAATCGGGGTGA